The DNA sequence GGTGGCTGATCGTCCACATGAACGATCCACGCGAAATCAACGCGTGTACACACCTCTTCTTTATTGGCAAGAATTTCGAACGCCTGGGCGACCTGACCGCCCACATCGCAACCGAAAATGGACCGATGGAATCTGCGAGACTGGATCCATGAAACGCGTGCTGATCTACCTGCTCGGTGCAGCGATTGTCGTTGCCGCAGTCTTCCTCGGCCTGTTGTTTCGCCCCGATATTGCTGCGCAGATCTTTTTTGGCGCGGCTCCTGCACCGGTGGAGATGAACCTCAGGCCCACTCACGATGTGCCGGTGCCGGATGAGAAGTCCGCGGCCATTGTCGCGGCCGCCAGGGTCTTTCTGGAATCGCTGGACGCCGATCAGAGACAGGCGGCGACGTATCAGTTTACCGACAACGCACAGCGCTCAAACTGGTCCAACTTCCCTGAGGGCATGGTGCCGCGCGGTGGCGTGAAACTCGGTGCGCTCTCGGCATTGCAGCGGGAGAACCTCGACAGGCTACTCGGGGAACTTCTGAGTGAGGACGGCGTCAGAAACATCATTTGGCAGTTGGCCGCGGAAGACCTGCTGGTCTTGGGAGACGTGTTCGGCGTCATGAAATACGGCAGTGAACACTATTGCGCCGCATTTCTCGGTGAACCGTCCACTACGGAGCCCTGGATGTTCCAGTTCGGCGGACACCATCTCGCGATCAACGCCACCGTATTCGGGCCGAACGTCTCCTTTTCGCCGATGCTGACCGGCGGCCAGCCGCTGCATCTGCGCCACGATGGTGACGACGTCTTCATTACGCAGAGGGAGACTGCGGCGGCGCAAGCGTTCATGGATAGCCTGACGGACGAACAGAGAGGACAAGCCGTTCGAGCTGAGAAGCCCATCGACCTCCTGCTGGGGCCCGGAAAGTACGGCGCGACCGTCGCGCCGGAAGGCATCAGGGGCAGCGAACTGACCACGGTGCAGAGAACGCTGCTCCTGGAGGTGATCGAGTCCCGCCTGCGTTTCTTCAACGATGACGACTATGCCGAACGCATGAAGACCGTGGTGGCTGAGATCGACGACACGTACTTTGGCTGGTGGGGGCAGCAGGACGTCATGGGCGCCGTGTATTTCCGCGTGACCAGCCCGTCCCTGGTGCTCGAATACGCCTCGCAAGACGACGACGGCACCGCGGATCACGCGCACAGCATGTATCGCAAGCTTGACAACGACTACGGCGCCGCGTGGATCGGTGCCGAGTAGATGGGGCTTATATCGATTACTTGACAGCTTACGCTGCCAGCCTCCGATCCGTTTCACGGGTCGTCGGGGTCGCTGAATGCGATCGCCCCTCGCCGTGCAGCCGCGCCAGTCCCCGACGCCGGATATTGCGGGCCGCGTTCAGGTCCGCGTGGCCGCAGGCCACGCACTCGAAACTCGCCCGGCTGCGGCGCGAGGCCGCGTTCTCGTGGCTGCACGCCGCACAGGTCCGACTGGTGTGGGCCGGGTCCACCGCGACCAGCCGGGGCGCCT is a window from the Rhodospirillales bacterium genome containing:
- a CDS encoding transposase, with product MSQSLAGGTVVLEALRTRAMTASARGTMAAPGRNVRQKAGLNRGILATGWGGLRTMLAYKAPRLVAVDPAHTSRTCAACSHENAASRRSRASFECVACGHADLNAARNIRRRGLARLHGEGRSHSATPTTRETDRRLAA
- a CDS encoding DUF3500 domain-containing protein, which encodes MLIYLLGAAIVVAAVFLGLLFRPDIAAQIFFGAAPAPVEMNLRPTHDVPVPDEKSAAIVAAARVFLESLDADQRQAATYQFTDNAQRSNWSNFPEGMVPRGGVKLGALSALQRENLDRLLGELLSEDGVRNIIWQLAAEDLLVLGDVFGVMKYGSEHYCAAFLGEPSTTEPWMFQFGGHHLAINATVFGPNVSFSPMLTGGQPLHLRHDGDDVFITQRETAAAQAFMDSLTDEQRGQAVRAEKPIDLLLGPGKYGATVAPEGIRGSELTTVQRTLLLEVIESRLRFFNDDDYAERMKTVVAEIDDTYFGWWGQQDVMGAVYFRVTSPSLVLEYASQDDDGTADHAHSMYRKLDNDYGAAWIGAE